From a single Acidobacteriota bacterium genomic region:
- a CDS encoding ISL3 family transposase: MLVESIVRKTLGLKDHRVAGVRQKGEDLFVALDLRRGRKLPCSGCGRRSRVRDRLAERTWRHVPLWGISVRLSYRPARVRCPSCGVVVEQIPWTEGKSPLSAGLIHVLAIWARLLAWEVVARLFGVCWSTVASAVRSAVKYGLAHRDTSFVRHIGIDEISRKKGHVYMTQVYDLDRKRLIWSSEGRSEETLRRFFEEWGPERTAQIEGICCDMWAPYVKVIKERCPDAVLVFDKFHLVRHLLEAVDRVRKMEARALKAKEPSLLRGTRYLWLKNPWNLTPHQKQRLGYLERLNLKIHKAYLLKELFREIWTYKRRGWAARYLKKWFWWATHSRIKPLRDFAWLLRRHEEGILAYFDLRIDNGATEAMNNNAKQVSHRAHGFRTPDTFALNLYHCLGHLPLPHTVHRFL; encoded by the coding sequence ATGCTCGTGGAAAGTATCGTTCGAAAGACGCTGGGACTCAAGGACCACCGGGTGGCGGGTGTGAGACAGAAGGGGGAGGACCTTTTCGTAGCCCTGGACCTGAGACGAGGCCGCAAGCTGCCGTGCTCGGGGTGCGGGCGCCGATCGCGGGTCCGGGACCGGCTGGCGGAGAGGACGTGGCGCCATGTGCCGCTGTGGGGCATCTCTGTGAGGCTCTCTTACCGGCCCGCGAGAGTGCGGTGCCCTTCCTGCGGGGTGGTGGTGGAGCAAATCCCTTGGACCGAAGGAAAGAGTCCCCTGAGCGCCGGACTGATCCACGTTCTGGCCATCTGGGCCAGGCTTCTGGCATGGGAAGTCGTCGCCAGGCTCTTCGGAGTCTGCTGGAGCACGGTGGCCTCGGCGGTGCGCAGTGCCGTGAAGTATGGCCTGGCCCACCGGGATACATCCTTCGTCCGCCACATCGGCATCGATGAGATTAGCCGCAAGAAGGGACACGTGTACATGACCCAGGTGTACGACCTCGACCGGAAGCGGCTGATCTGGAGCAGTGAGGGCCGAAGCGAGGAGACCCTGCGGCGCTTCTTTGAGGAGTGGGGGCCCGAACGGACGGCCCAGATCGAGGGAATCTGCTGCGATATGTGGGCTCCTTACGTGAAGGTCATTAAGGAGCGGTGCCCCGACGCGGTGCTCGTTTTCGACAAGTTCCACCTGGTGCGCCACCTGCTCGAAGCTGTCGATCGGGTCCGAAAGATGGAGGCGAGAGCACTCAAGGCCAAAGAGCCCTCGCTGCTGCGCGGCACCCGCTACCTCTGGCTGAAAAACCCCTGGAACCTGACGCCCCACCAGAAGCAGCGCCTGGGGTACCTCGAACGGCTCAACCTGAAGATCCACAAGGCCTATCTTCTCAAGGAGCTTTTCCGCGAGATCTGGACCTACAAGCGGAGGGGATGGGCCGCGCGCTACCTCAAGAAGTGGTTCTGGTGGGCCACCCACAGCCGCATCAAACCCCTGCGCGACTTCGCCTGGCTTCTTCGCCGCCATGAGGAGGGCATCCTTGCCTACTTCGACCTCCGCATCGACAACGGCGCCACCGAAGCCATGAACAACAACGCCAAGCAGGTCAGCCACCGCGCCCATGGCTTCCGCACCCCCGACACCTTCGCTCTCAACCTCTACCACTGCCTTGGACACCTCCCACTACCTCATACCGTGCACAGATTCTTGTGA